One region of Caldanaerobius fijiensis DSM 17918 genomic DNA includes:
- a CDS encoding replication-associated recombination protein A, translated as MMYKQRSIFDDDMDRNKPLADRMRPQNLDEFVGQEHILGKGKLLRNLIETDSITSMILWGPPGVGKTTLAMIIAHMTNSNFITFSAVTSGIKEIKQIMEKAEAESRFGRKTVLFIDEIHRFNKAQQDAFLPYVEKGDIILIGATTENPSFEVNSALLSRSKVFVMNPLSEEDLMVLLKRALEDKQRGLGQYDVVISDEQLQKIATFANGDARVALNTLEMAVTGCPVDDSGRRVITDAILEDAMQRKSLLYDKQGEEHYNLISAFHKSLRNSDCQAAVYWLARMLEAGEDPLYVARRMIRFASEDVGLADPRALEIAVAAYDAAHYIGMPECSVNLAQAAVYLALAPKSNAVYVAYNRAKADALKTLAEGVPLHLRNAPTRLMKELGYGDGYKYAHDYEDKVTDMQCLPDNLKDRRYYQPTESGLEKNFKQRMEQINNLKKKMRQKQFTNPCE; from the coding sequence TTGATGTATAAACAGAGGTCCATTTTTGATGATGATATGGATCGCAATAAGCCCCTGGCTGACAGAATGAGACCTCAGAATCTGGACGAGTTTGTGGGTCAAGAGCATATATTGGGAAAAGGCAAGCTTTTGAGAAACCTGATAGAAACAGACAGCATAACATCCATGATTCTCTGGGGACCGCCAGGCGTAGGCAAAACCACCCTGGCTATGATCATCGCTCATATGACCAATTCCAATTTTATTACGTTTAGTGCTGTTACCTCTGGCATAAAAGAGATAAAGCAGATCATGGAAAAGGCTGAGGCTGAGAGCAGGTTTGGGAGGAAAACTGTGCTTTTTATCGATGAAATTCACCGCTTCAATAAGGCGCAACAGGATGCTTTTTTGCCTTATGTGGAAAAAGGCGATATCATATTGATCGGAGCGACTACAGAAAACCCTTCTTTTGAGGTGAATTCGGCGCTGTTATCCCGCTCCAAGGTCTTTGTCATGAATCCATTGAGCGAAGAAGACCTTATGGTTTTGCTCAAAAGAGCTCTGGAGGACAAACAGCGCGGTCTGGGGCAGTACGATGTAGTGATAAGCGACGAACAGCTGCAAAAAATAGCTACCTTTGCCAATGGCGATGCCCGGGTAGCGCTGAATACCCTGGAGATGGCTGTTACAGGCTGCCCTGTCGACGACAGCGGCAGGCGAGTGATAACAGATGCTATACTGGAGGATGCCATGCAGAGGAAATCCCTGCTGTACGACAAGCAGGGAGAAGAGCATTATAACCTCATTTCGGCGTTCCACAAGTCCTTGAGAAACAGCGATTGTCAGGCAGCAGTTTACTGGCTGGCCAGGATGTTGGAGGCAGGGGAGGATCCCCTGTACGTGGCCAGGAGGATGATACGCTTTGCCTCAGAGGACGTAGGGCTGGCTGACCCCAGGGCGCTGGAGATAGCGGTGGCGGCCTATGACGCCGCTCATTATATAGGAATGCCTGAGTGCAGCGTAAACCTGGCCCAGGCGGCCGTGTATCTGGCGCTGGCTCCTAAATCCAATGCGGTGTATGTGGCTTACAACAGGGCAAAGGCGGACGCATTGAAGACTCTGGCAGAAGGAGTGCCTCTCCACCTGAGGAATGCCCCTACAAGGCTTATGAAAGAACTGGGGTATGGCGATGGGTATAAGTACGCTCACGATTACGAGGACAAAGTGACAGACATGCAGTGCCTGCCTGATAATTTGAAGGACAGGCGTTATTACCAGCCGACTGAATCAGGCCTGGAAAAGAATTTTAAGCAGAGGATGGAACAGATAAACAACTTAAAGAAAAAGATGAGGCAGAAGCAGTTTACAAATCCCTGTGAGTGA